From one Lycium ferocissimum isolate CSIRO_LF1 chromosome 7, AGI_CSIRO_Lferr_CH_V1, whole genome shotgun sequence genomic stretch:
- the LOC132062906 gene encoding heavy metal-associated isoprenylated plant protein 3-like has translation MSSKKQENKKEDENVKVVLMIDMHCVCKNCFKRIAKCTQNMEGVKSMNIEDSGTKYKVTMTGKLDPMKLQQKFEKKLEKKVELISPKPKEKKEKEIPKKTTLEMNLGCDKCVKKMQKIVTETKGFEGIFIDKPKNLVIVSGVIDTEYLVENLKKELKKSVKIIKQEKYEDDVKIIWCPNYYYYYGPECDRFVREEAEYCRIM, from the exons ATGAGTTCCAAAAAGCAGGAGaataagaaagaagatgaaaatgttaAAGTTGTTCTAATGATAGACATGCATTGTGTATGCAAGAATTGTTTCAAAAGAATTGCCAAATGCACTCAAAATATGGAAG GTGTAAAGTCAATGAACATAGAGGATTCTGGAACGAAATACAAAGTAACAATGACTGGCAAATTGGATCCAATGAAACTTCAACAAAAGTTCGAgaagaaattggaaaagaaagtgGAACTCATTTCTCCAAaaccaaaagagaaaaaagagaaagagattcCCAAAAAAACAACGCTGGAAATGAATTTGGGATGTGATAAATGCGTCAAGAAAATGCAAAAGATAGTGACCGAAACAAAAG gGTTTGAAGGAATATTCATAGACAAGCCAAAGAACTTGGTGATAGTGAGTGGGGTAATTGACACTGAAtatttggtggaaaatttgaaaaaggagCTGAAAAAATCTGTCAAGATTATTAAGCAAGAGAAATATGAAGATGATGTGAAGATAATTTGGTGtccaaattattattattattatgggcCAGAATGTGATCGATTTGTTCGTGAAGAAGCTGAGTATTGCAGAATTATGTGA
- the LOC132062261 gene encoding uncharacterized protein LOC132062261, which produces MPFPPSAAPMKIPKRFRTPDIPKYNGTTDPNEHVTTYTCAIKGNDLADDERELVMLKKFGETLSKGAMIWYHNLPEHSIDSFAMLADAFVKAHAGAIKVETQKSNLFNVKQRDGETFHEYQPYPLNRRGNGRNSESGKNDRRNDRRNDRGPNNRGLVNRNVFDRAPGNRETPRLSEYNFCVDVATLAAAVIRNKETRHPRPIQSDPEKRDKSLICKYHHTHGHRIEDCRQLREEVPRLFNLGHLREFLIERAKTHFKNLNSNKQDRPEEPHQVIHMIMGGTEVPMGPIMKRTKIFITREKRIRNDDPDGPITFNDEDMEGIAQPHNDALVARLISSDGESSNSWD; this is translated from the exons ATGCCGTTTCCGCCAAGTGCGGCACCGATGAAAATCCCCAAGAGATTTCGCACGCCCGATATCCCGAAGTACAATGGGACAACGGACCCAAATGAGCATGTGACTACATATACATGCGCTATCAAGGGCAACGACCTCGCCGATGACGAAAGGGAATTAGTGATGCTTAAGAAATTtggggaaactctgtcgaagGGAGCTATGATTTGGTATCATAACTTGCCCGAGCACTCGATTGATTCATTTGCCATGCTCGCTGATGCTTTTGTTAAGGCCCATGCCGGGGCTATCAAGGTTGAAACCCAAAAGTCGAATTTATTCAACGTCAAGCAACGAGATGGCGAGACCTTCCACGA ATACCAGCCGTACCCGCTCAATCGAAGGGGGAATGGGCGTAACAGCGAATCGGGCAAGAATGATAGGAGAAACGATCGAAGGAATGATCGAGGTCCAAATAACCGTGGTTTGGTAAACCGAAATGTTTTCGATAGAGCTCCGGGAAACAGAGAAACTCCAAGGTTATCCGAGTACAACTTTTGCGTCGATGTAGCAACTTTAGCGGCAGCTGTTATCCGAAATAAAGAAACAAGGCATCCGAGGCCAATCCAATCTGACCCGGAGAAGCGGGACAAAAGTCTTATTTGTAAGTATCATCATACTCACGGCCATCGAATCGAGGATTGTCGACAGCTGAGGGAGGAGGTCCCCCGTTTGTTCAATTTGGGGCATCTTCGAGAATTCCTAATTGAACGAGCCAAAACCCATTTTAAAAACCTGAATTCCAATAAGCAGGATAGGCCGGAAGAGCCCCATCAGGTGATACACATGATCATGGGAGGAACTGAAGTTCCCATGGGACCGATTATGAAGCGCacgaaaattttcataaccaggGAAAAGCGTATCCGAAACGATGACCCCGATGGCCCCATCACGTTCAATGACGAGGACATGGAAGGCATCGCCCAGCCGCATAATGACGCACTG gtagctcggctAATATCATCCGATGGAGAGTCATCGAACAGCTGGGACTAG